A part of Antechinus flavipes isolate AdamAnt ecotype Samford, QLD, Australia chromosome 6, AdamAnt_v2, whole genome shotgun sequence genomic DNA contains:
- the LOC127540165 gene encoding organic anion transporter 3-like: MSFSEILDRVGSLGPFQLLHVLLLSLPVLFMASHNLLQIFTAATPAHHCVPAPNASSPALPLGPHGAPDRCRRYSPGPGPGNATLPNGTWGHTEPCLDGWVYDRTLFASTIVTEWDLVCDLRQLKEMAQSLYMAGVLIGGIVFGSLSDRFGRKPILTLSYLLLAVSGTCSAFSPNFLTYAIFRFLTGCSLSGITLSTVILCVEWVPTRVRAIQSTFTGYCYTFGQFILPGLAYGVTEWRWLQFIVSTPFYIFFLSSWWVAESVRWLVLTGKSSRALKELRRVAAFNGRKEDGDKLSLEELKLNLHKEISLGKSSYSVMNLFQDPILRRISCCICIIWFATGFAYYSLAMGVEDFGVNIYMLQIIFGGVDVPAKFVSVLCLSYVGRRITQGTCLLLAGTAILANIFVPSDMSIVRTSLAVFGKGCLSSSYNCLFLYTSELYPTVIRQRGMGLGNLCTRVGSMIAPLVKITGEVMPFIPAVIYGVIPILGGTAAFFLPETLNTALPETIEDLQRRKKSNEETEVQNVPLQSCEPEKGTS; encoded by the exons ATGAGCTTCTCGGAGATCCTGGACCGGGTGGGCAGCCTGGGCCCCTTCCAGCTCCTGCACGTGCTCCTGCTCTCGCTCCCGGTGCTCTTCATGGCCAGCCACAACCTGCTGCAGATCTTCACGGCCGCCACGCCGGCGCACCACTGCGTGCCGGCGCCCAACGCCTCCTCCCCGGCGCTGCCCCTCGGGCCCCACGGGGCTCCCGACCGCTGCCGCCGGTACAGCCCGGGCCCGGGCCCCGGGAACGCCACCCTGCCCAACGGCACCTGGGGCCACACGGAGCCCTGCCTGGACGGCTGGGTCTACGACAGGACGCTCTTCGCCTCCACCATCGTGACCGAG TGGGATCTGGTGTGTGACCTGCGGCAGCTGAAGGAGATGGCCCAGTCCTTGTACATGGCTGGCGTCCTGATTGGAGGAATTGTGTTCGGGAGCTTGTCAGACAG GTTTGGCCGGAAGCCCATCCTGACCCTGTCCTACCTGCTGCTGGCCGTCAGCGGCACCTGCTCGGCCTTCTCGCCCAACTTCCTGACCTACGCCATCTTCCGCTTCTTGACCGGCTGTAGCCTCTCGGGCATCACGCTCAGCACCGTGATCTTGT GCGTCGAGTGGGTGCCGACCCGTGTTCGGGCCATCCAGTCGACATTCACCGGCTACTGCTACACTTTCGGGCAGTTCATTCTCCCCGGCCTGGCGTACGGCGTCACCGAGTGGCGCTGGCTGCAGTTCATCGTGTCCACTCCATTCTacatcttcttcctttcctcctg GTGGGTGGCTGAGTCTGTGCGTTGGCTGGTCCTGACCGGGAAGTCCTCGAGGGCCCTGAAGGAGCTCCGGAGGGTCGCAGCCTTCAACGGCAGGAAGGAGGACGGTGACAAGCTCAGCCTGGAG GAACTGAAACTCAACCTCCATAAGGAGATCTCCTTGGGGAAATCTTCCTACAGCGTGATGAACCTCTTCCAGGATCCCATCCTGCGCCGGATATCTTGCTGCATCTGTATCATTTG GTTCGCCACAGGATTCGCCTACTACAGCCTGGCCATGGGCGTGGAGGACTTCGGAGTCAACATCTACATGCTCCAGATCATCTTCGGCGGCGTCGACGTCCCGGCCAAGTTCGTCTCTGTCCTGTGCCTGAGCTACGTGGGCCGCCGGATCACCCAGGGCACCTGCCTCCTGCTGGCGGGCACTGCCATCCTCGCCAACATCTTCGTGCCCTCAG ACATGTCAATAGTGAGGACCAGCcttgctgtctttgggaaggGCTGTCTTTCCAGCTCCTATAACTGTCTCTTCTTGTACACGAGCGAGCTGTATCCCACAGTCATCCG CCAAAGAGGAATGGGCCTGGGCAACCTGTGTACCCGCGTGGGCAGCATGATAGCCCCCCTGGTGAAGATCACAGGAGAAGTGATGCCTTTCATCCCAGCCGTCATCTACGGGGTCATCCCCATCCTGGGGGGCACTGCTGCCTTCTTCTTGCCAGAGACCCTCAACACGGCCCTTCCAGAGACGATTGAAGATCTGCAAAGACG gaaaaagtcaaatgaagagaCAGAGGTTCAGAATGTCCCTCTGCAATCCTGCGAACCTGAAAAGGGAACCAGCTGA